The Pseudomonas sp. GD03919 region TGCGACCGACAGTTTCCAATGTCCTGCGGGTAAGACCCTGTCGCTCAAACAGCTCAATCGTGGCACTCGCCTTTACGCAGCCCGTGCCGAGGACTGCGGGAACTGCCCATTAAAAGCCAAGTGCACACAGGCCCAACGGCGTCATATCAGCCGCCATCCCAACGAAGAGGCGTTCGCGCGGATGGAGAAACGACTCGAAACTCACCCTGAGATGATGGGACGGCGACGAGCAATCGTCGAGCACCCTTTTGGCAATCTCAAACAATGGATTCTGGGCAACGGTCGTTTTCTAGTGCGCCATTTCAGCGGGGTGAGAGCTGAGATGGCGATGGCCGTGCAAGCCTACAACCTCAAACGTGCTATTTCGGTACTCGGGGCGCGCCGCATGATCGAGCTACTGACCTGAACGCTGCACTTTGCATCATTGCATCAGTAAAAACACAGACGCCCCGAATCAATCGAGGCGTTTGTATTGAACCGGTTCAGTTCAGAGCGTTTTCACACAGCCTGCTGGTGAGCGGGTTTTTCGTTGCGGGAAAGCGGCTTAGACCGACTTTTCCAGCTCCGGTACGGCTTCGAACAGGTCGGCGACCAGACCGTAGTCAGCCACCTGGAAGATCGGCGCCTCTTCGTCCTTGTTGATCGCGACGATCACCTTGGAGTCCTTCATGCCGGCCAGGTGCTGGATCGCACCGGAGATACCGACGGCGATGTACAGCTGCGGCGCAACGATCTTGCCGGTCTGACCGACCTGCATGTCGTTCGGCACGAAACCGGCGTCGACGGCAGCGCGGGAAGCGCCGACGGCAGCGCCCAGCTTGTCGGCCAGCGCGTACAGGAGCTTGAAGTTGTCGCCATTGCCCATGCCACGGCCGCCGGAAACGACGATCTTGGCAGCCGTCAGTTCCGGACGATCGGACTTGGCCAGCTCTTCGCCGACGAAGGCGGACTTGCCGGCATCGGCCGGGCCGGAAACGGCTTCAATGGCAGCGCTGCCGCCTTCGGCAGCAACAGCGTCGAAACCGGTGCTACGCACGGTGATCACCTTGACGGCAGCCGAGGACTGCACGGTGGCGATGGCGTTACCGGCATAGATCGGACGCTTGAAGGTGTCGGCGCTTTCAACGGCGATGATCTCGGAGATCTGATCGACGTCCAGGGCAGCAGCGACACGCGGCAGGATGTTCTTGCCGTTGCTGGTGGCGGCGGCCAGGATGTGGCTGTAGTTCTTGCCCAGTTCGGCTACCAGCGGCGCGACGTTTTCCGGCAACTGGTTGGCATAGGCCGCGTTGTCGGCAACCAGCACCTTGGCCACGCCAGCGATCTTGGCAGCGGCTTCGGCAGCAGCGCCAGCGTTGGCACCGGCAACCAGAACGTGAATATCGCCACCGATCTTCTGCGCCGCAGCAACGGTGTTCAGGGTAACGGGCGCCAGGGCGGCATTGGTGTGTTCAGCGATAACCAGGATAGTCATTTAGATTACCTTCGCCTCGTTCTTCAGTTTCTCGACCAGTTCAGCCACGGACTTGACCTTGATGCCGGCGCTGCGAGCAGCCGGTGCTTCGACTTTCAAGGTCTTGACGGTGGAAGCAGTGGAAACGCCCAGCGCATCAGGGGTAACGGTTTCCAGCGGCTTTTTCTTGGCCTTCATGATGTTCGGCAGCGACGCGTAGCGCGGCTCGTTCAGGCGCAGGTCAGTGGTGACGATCGCCGGCAGGTTCAGCGCAACGGTCTGCAGACCGCCATCGATCTCACGGGTGACGTTGACCTTGTCGCCAACCACTTCGACCTTGGAGGCGAAGGTGCCTTGGCCGAAGCCAGTCAGGGCGCCCAGCATCTGGCCGGTCTGGTTGTTATCGCTGTCGATGGCTTGCTTGCCCATGATCACCAGCTGCGGCTGCTCCTTGTCGACCACAGCCTTGAGCAGCTTGGCCACGGCCAGGGAGTTCAGCTCATCGTTGGACTCGACCAGGATGGCGCGGTCGGCGCCGAGGGCCAGCGCGGTGCGCAGTTGCTCCTGCGCAGTAGCCGGGCCGATGGTGACGACGACGATCTCGCTCGCCACGCCCTTTTCCTTCAGGCGTACGGCCTCTTCCACGGCGATTTCGCAGAAGGGGTTCATGGACATCTTGACGTTGGCGAGGTCGACGCCGCTGTTGTCCGCCTTGACGCGAACCTTGACGTTGTAGTCGACCACTCGTTTGACAGCTACAAGAACCTTCATGGATTCCTCGTTACTCTCCGGTGAATAAGAATGTCGCCAAGGCGAGCCTGGCCGGTGATGCAAAAGCGACCGCATCCAACCTTTCAGCTCAGACGGCGAGCGCAAAACCGCCCGTATCTTGACCCCGCAGCCTAGCCTGGTCAATACAGCGAACCGGCCGGTCATCTGCGATGTAGTAGGATTCTAGCAGGCCTACAGAAAATTCAAACAAACGTTTGTATTGGCCCGCTGGGAGGGTGTAGATATAATGCCCACGCCGTGCTTAGGGAGCGAGCCGCGCCTCCCCTATAAAACATCGAAGAGCCTTGAGTAGGAGATAGCCTGTGGAACGCGAATTTATGGAGTTCGACGTCGTCATCGTCGGCGCCGGCCCGTCTGGTCTGTCCGCCGCCTGCCGACTGAAGCAGAAAGCCGCAGAAGCGGGCCAGGAGATCAGCGTCTGCGTGGTCGAGAAAGGCTCCGAAGTTGGCGCTCACATCCTCTCCGGTGCGGTCTTCGAACCGCGCGCCCTGACCGAACTCTTCCCCGACTGGAAAGAGCTGGGTGCACCGCTCAATACCCCGGTCAAGCGCGACGATATCTACCTGCTGCGCGACGCCGACAAGGCTACCCGAATTCCTGACTTCTTTGTGCCGAAAACCATGCACAACGAAGGCAATTACATCATTTCCCTCGGCAATCTGTGCCGCTGGCTGGCCCAGCAGGCCGAGAATCTGGGCGTGGAGATCTACCCGGGCTTCGCTGCTCAGGAAGCGCTGATCGACGAAAACGGCGTGGTGCGCGGCATCGTCACCGGTGATCTGGGCGTCGACCGCGAAGGCAACCCCAAGGAAGGCTACTACACCCCCGGCATGGAGCTGCGTGCCAAGTACACCCTGTTCGCCGAAGGCTGCCGTGGCCATATCGGCAAGCAGCTGATCAAGAAATACAACCTCGACAGCGAAGCCGACGCCCAGCACTACGGCATCGGCATCAAGGAAATCTGGGACATCGATCCGGCCAAGCATGAACAAGGCCTGGTGGTACACACTGCCGGCTGGCCGATGGACATCATGGGCACCGAGAACACAGGCGGCTCCTTCCTCTATCACCTGGAAAACAACCAGGTCGTAGTGGGCCTGATCATCGACCTGTCCTACGCCAACCCGCACCTGTCGCCGTTCGACGAGTTCCAGCGCTACAAGCACCATCCGGTGATTGCCCAGTATCTGGAAGGCGGCAAGCGCGTCGCCTATGGCGCTCGCGCCATCTGCAAGGGTGGCCTGAATTCGCTGCCGAAGATGGTCTTCCCCGGCGGCGCGCTGATCGGCTGCGACCTTGGCACCCTCAACTTCGCCAAGATCAAGGGCAGCCACACCGCCATGAAGTCCGGCATGCTGGCTGCCGACGCCATCGCCGAAGCCCTGGCGGCCGGCCGCGAAGGTGGCGACGAGCTGACCAACTATGTCGATGGCTTCAAGGCCAGTTGGCTGTACGACGAACTGTTCCGCAGCCGCAACTTCGGTGCGGCCATCCACAAGTACGGCGCCATCATCGGCGGCGGCATCAACTGGCTGGACCAGAACATCTTCGGCGGCAAGGCCCCCTTCACCCTGCACGACAACAAGCCGGATTACGCCTGCCTGAAGCCGGCGGCCGAGTGCGCGAAGATCGCCTACCCGAAACCGGACGGCAAACTGAGCTTCGACAAGCTCTCCTCGGTGTTCCTCTCCAATACCAACCATGAAGAAGAGCAGCCCTGCCACCTCAAGCTCACCGACCCGAGCATCCCGCTGGCGAAGAACCTGCCGCTGTACGACGAACCGGCGCAGCGCTACTGCCCGGCTGGCGTATACGAAGTGGTGACACAGGAAGACGGCGAGAAGAAGTTCCAGATCAACGCGCAGAACTGCGTTCACTGCAAGACCTGCGACATCAAGGACCCGGCCCAGAACATCACCTGGGTGGCGCCGGAAGGCACCGGCGGCCCGAATTACCCCAACATGTAATTCGCGCCAGCATGAAAAAGGCTCCCTCGGGAGCCTTTTTCTATCGAATCACTCCTGAGGGCATTCAGTCCTGATAGATCATCTTGCGGCTCATGCCGCCATCGATGACGAACTCCTGACCGGTGACGAAACCGGCTGCATCGGAGAGCAGCCAGGCGACCTGGGCCGCCACATCCTCAACCGTGCCGACACGGCCGACCGGATGCTGCGCATGATCGAACACCGATAGCGGCTCCAGACGCTGCTGCACAGGATCGCGCGCATCGATCCAGCCCGGGCTGACGCAGTTCACCCGCACCTCCGGCCCGAGACTGACCGCCAGCGCATGAGTGAGCGCAACCAGCCCGCCCTTGCTCGCAGCGTATGCCTCGCAATCGGCTTCGGACTGGCTGGCGCGGGTCGAAGCGATGTTGACGATGGCGCCGTGATGTCCACGCAGATAGGGCGCGCAATACTTGGCCAGGAGCATGGCGCCGGTCAGGTTGACCGCCAGCATGCGATTCCAGCGCTTGAGATCGAGTGACTCCAGTGGCGGCGTATGCGGGTCGGCGATGGCCGCATTGCACACCAGCGCATCGAGACGGCCAAACTGACCGAGCACCTCGGCGACACCGACACTGACCTGCTCTTCCCTGGCCACATCCATGGCCACGAACCAGGCGTTATCGCCCAGCGCACGCGCCACCCTGGAGCCACGATCACGGTCGATGTCGGCCAGCACCACCTGCCAGCCTTCGGTAATCAGCCAGGCACTGATGCCCAGACCAATCCCGCGAGCGGCTCCGGTGACTAGCGCGACACGCCCGTTGTTGGGCGTGTCAGTCGTCCCCCACTCCAGCATCAGAGTGCCGCCAGGCCGCGCGCCAGATCCGCCTTGAGGTCTTCCAGCTCTTCCAGGCCCACGGCCACCCGAATCAGGCTGTCGCTGATGCCGGCATTGGCGCGCTCCTGCGGCGTCAGGCGACCATGAGAGGTGGTCGCCGGATGGGCGATGGTGGTCTTGGTATCGCCCAGGTTGGTGGTGATGGAAATGACACGGGTGCCATCGATCACCTTCCAGGCCGCGTCACGCCCACCCTTGACCTCAAAACTGACCACCGCGCCGAAGGCACTCTGCTGCTTCTTGGCCAGTTCGTGCTGCGGGTGGCTGGGCAAGCCGGCATAGTACACACGCTCGACCTGCGGCTGTTGCTCCAACCACAACGCCAGCTGCCGCGCACTCTCGCTCTGCGCCTGCATGCGGATACGCAGGGTTTCCAGCCCCTTGACGAACAGCCAGGCGTTGAACGGGCTCAGGGTTGGCCCGGCGGTACGCAGGAAACCGACCACCTCCTTCATCTGCTCGCTACGACCGGCCACCACACCGCCCAGACCACGGCCCTGGCCATCGATGTACTTGGTTGCCGAATGCATGACGATGTCGGCGCCGAGCTTCAACGGTTGCTGCAGCGCCGGCGTGCAGAAGCAGTTGTCTACCGCCAGCAGCGCGCCGCGGGCATGGGCAATATCGGCCAGCGCGGCGATATCCACCAGCTCGGCCAACGGATTGGATGGCGACTCGACGAACAACAGTTTGGTATTGGCCTTGAAGGCGCCCTGCCAGGCGTCCAGGTCGGCCAGCGGCACGTAATCCACCTCGATGCCGAAACGCTTGAGGTACTTCTCGAACAGGCTGATGGTGGAGCCGAATACGCTACGCGAGACCAGCACATGGTCGCCGCCGCTGCACAGGCTCATGACGATGGCGAGGATCGCCGACATGCCGGAAGCGGTCGCCACTGCCTGCTCGGCCCCCTCCAACGCCGCGATGCGCTCCTCGAAGGTGCGCACGGTAGGATTGGTGTAGCGCGAATAGACGTTGCCCGGCATTTCACCAGCAAAGCGTGCCGCCGCATCGGCTGCGGTGCGGAATACATAGCTGGAGGTCAGGTACAAGGCCTCGCCATGCTCGCCCTCTGGCGAACGGCGCTGCCCGGCACGCACCGCCAGGGTGTCGAAGCCGGCACCGTCCAGATCGCTATCCAGGCGCCCCGCTTCCCATTCCAGTGTCATCGTAAATCCTCATCCAGAAAACAGGCCGGGCCACTAGGGCCCGGACCTCAATCGATCACGCAGCGTGTGCCGCTCAGTTATTGTGCAAATCAATAATCGCACTGACAGCCTGCGACTTCGCCTTGCTGGCGTCGTTGCGTGCCTGCTCGATACGGTTCAGGTAGGCCTCGTCGACATCGCCGGTGACGTACTTGCCGTCGAAAACCGCGCAGTCGAAGTTGTCGATCTTGATCTTCTTGCTGCCGCTGACCGCCTCGATCAAATCCGGCAGATCCTGATAGACCAGCCAGTCGGCGCCAATCAGCTCGCAAACCTCTTCGGTACTGCGCCCATGGGCAATCAGCTCGTGGGCGCTGGGCATGTCGATACCGTAGACGTTCGGGTAACGCACCGCTGGTGCTGCCGAGCAGAAGTAGACATTCTTCGCGCCGGCTTCGCGCGCCATCTGAATGATCTGCTTGCAGGTGGTGCCACGCACGATGGAGTCATCCACCAGCATCACGTTCTTGCCGCGAAACTCCAGCTCGATGGCATTGAGCTTCTGCCGCACGGATTTCTTGCGCGCCGCCTGCCCAGGCATGATGAAGGTACGGCCGATGTAGCGGTTCTTGACGAAGCCTTCACGGAATTTCACGCCCAAGCGGTTGGCCAGCTCCAAAGCGGCCGTACGGCTGGTATCGGGAATCGGAATGACCACGTCGATGTCGTGGTCCGGACGCTCACGCAGAATCTTGTCGGCCAGTTTCTCCCCCATGCGCAGGCGCGCCTTGTACACCGAGATACCATCCATGATCGAATCGGGGCGCGCCAGGTAAACGTGTTCGAAAATGCACGGCGCATACTTGGCATTGGTCGCGCACTGGCGGGTGAACAGTTGACCTTCCTCGGTGATATACACCGCTTCGCCCGGCGCCAGGTCGCGGATCAGGGTGAAACCCAGCACGTCCAGCGAGACGCTTTCCGAGGCAATCATGTATTCCACGCCTTCGTCGGTGTGACGCTGGCCGAAGACGATCGGACGGATGCCGTTGGGGTCGCGGAAGCCGACGATGCCATAGCCGGTGATCATCGCCACCACCGCGTAGCCGCCCAGGCAGCGCTCGTGCACGTGGGTGACAGCGGCGAACACGTCTTCTTCGCTGGGCTGGAGCTTGCCGCGCTGAGCCAGCTCGTGGGCGAACACGTTGAGCAGTACTTCCGAGTCGGAATTGGTGTTCACGTGGCGCAGGTCGGACTCGTAGATCTCCTTGGCCAACTGCTCGACGTTGGTAAGGTTACCGTTGTGCGCCAGGGTGATGCCGTACGGCGAGTTGACGTAGAACGGCTGCGCCTCGGCCGAGCTGGAACTGCCAGCGGTCGGGTAGCGCACGTGGCCGATACCCATATGGCCGACCAGACGCTGCATATGGCGCTGCTGGAACACGTCACGCACCAGGCCATTATCCTTGCGCAGGAACAGGCGGCCATCATGGCTGGTGACAATACCGGCAGCGTCCTGGCCGCGATGCTGAAGGACGGTGAGCGCGTCATACAGCGCCTGATTGACGTTCGACTTGCCGACGATACCGACGATGCCACACATGTGCCACAACCCCTGCTAGATAATTCAGGCTAATTCAGCGACCGATGCAGCGGTTAATCCGCCTCGGCCACTCTTTTAAAGCAGATCGACTGGGTTAGCCGAACCACCAGAGAACCACTGCTCGGACCACCCCAGAATGAGGTTCTTCGACCAGTCAGCGACCATCAGAAAATGCGGCACCAGGTGCGACTGCTGCCACCACGTATCCTGCTCCACAGGCGCCAGGCTGATCAGCCCGACCAGCAATACGACCAGCAAGCCACCGCGCGCAGCGCCGAATACCATGCCGAGAAAACGGTCGGTACCGGACAGGCCTGTCACGCGGATCAGCTCACCGATCAGGAAATTGACCAGAGCCCCCACCAGCAAGGTGGCGATGAAGAGAATGGCACAGGCGGCGATCACCCGCGCAGAAGGCGTTTCGATGAATTCGACGAGATGCTGGGCCAGCGCACCACCAAACATCCAGGCAACCACGCCCGCGATGATCCAGGTCAGCAGCGACAGGGCTTCCTTGACGAAGCCGCGCTTGAGACTGATCAGACTAGAAATGGCGATGACGGCGATGATCGCCCAATCGACCCAGGTGAATACCACGGTGCGGCCTACCAGCGGAAAAGGCGGGACATTCTAGCAGAGCCCGGCGAATCGGGTAACCGGGCGTTGCATGTCAGGGTCGGGCTCAGCCCGCCTCAGGCTGGAAACGCACGACGAAACCACTCAGCTTGTGCTGGCGATTGAGCTGGTCGCGCAGGCGCTCGGCTTCGGCACGCTCGATCAGCGGACCGACGAACACCCGGTTCATGCCTTCGAAGGTGCGAATATAGGCGTTGTAACCCTGGCTGCGCAGGGTCTTCTGCAGATTCTCCGCACCACTGCGACTGGACAGGCTGGCCAGCTGCACCGACCAGCTGATCGGCAGGTTGTTGGCATCCAGGCGCCCTTCGGGCTGTGCCGGAGCGGTCACGACCGGCTGCTCGGACTTGGCCGGCGCGGGCTGGCTCGGCGGGGCAACAGGCACCGGCGCCTGCACCGGCGACTCAGGTACTTCGGGGGCTTCGACGGTCTGCGCCTGCGACTCCTCGACGGGCACCGGCTCTTGCGGCAACACCTCGTGTTCGATCACCTCAGCGGGCTCGACGATGATCTCGACCGGGGCTGACGCTTGCGGCATTGGCGGGGCATCCACGACCACGCGCCGCATCTCGTTCTCGCGTGACAGCAGCATCGGCAGGAAAATCACTGCCAGCGCCACCAGCACCAGAGCACCGACCATACGCTGCTTGAGCCCCTTGTCCAGCATTGCCATCCCCAATCCCCTCATTCAAGCCGGGCGGGCCAGCCAATCCAGAGCTTCGGCCACGCAGAAAAACGATCCGAACAGCAGTATTTCGTCACCCTCTGCCGCTTGCTCGCATTGCGCCTCGAGTGCAGCACACAGATCCGGGTATTGCACCACCGCTGCCCCCCACTTGCGCAGGTGAGCGGCCAACTCATCGGCCGAACGTGAGCGCGGCGTAGCGAGTGGCGCTACCGCCCAGCCTGCTATCTGACTCAGGAGCGGTTCAACCACGCCCGGCAGATCCTTGTCGGCCAGCAAGCCGAACACCGCCCAGCGCTTACCGGCCAGCGGACGACCCTGCAGACGCTGCGCCAGATAGTCGGCGGCATGGGGATTATGCCCAACATCGAGCAACAGTGTGAGTGACTTGCCCCGCCAATCCAGCTCGCGTCGATCCAGACGCCCGGTCACCCGCGTAGCGAGCAGGGCCTGGACGATCCGCTCATGGCTCCAGGGCAGCGGCAGCAGCGCGTAGGCCTGCAAGGCCAGGGCCGCGTTTTCCATCGGCAGGTCGAGCAACGGCAGCTGATCAAGGTGCAATACCCGCCCCTGCAGATCGAGGCCGAACCACGACCACTGCTGCCCTTCAACCCTCAGGTTGTAGTCGCGCCCGCGCAAGAAAAACGGCGTATCCAGCAATGCCACCTGTTCGAGCAGGGGTAGTGGCGGGTCAAGATCGCCACACAAAGCCGGCTTGCCTGCGCGCATGATGCCAGCTTTTTCGAACGCCACCGATTCGCGTGTATCGCCCAGCCAGTCGGCATGATCGAGGCCAATACTGGTGATCAGCGCCAGATCGGCATCGATCAGGTTGACCGCATCCAGGCGCCCACCCAGCCCGACCTCGAGCACCACGGCATTCAGCCCGGCACGCTCGAACAACCAGAAGGCCGCCAGCGTACCCATCTCGAAATAGGTCAGCGAGATTTCGCCTCGCGCAGCTTCGACCGCGGTGAACGCCTGACACAACGCTTCGTCGCTCGCTTCACATCCATCCAGCACCACGCGCTCGTTGTAGCGCAGCAGATGGGGCGAGCTATAGACGCCTACGCGCTGCCCCTGGGCAGCGATCAGGCTGGCGAGAAAGGCGCAGGTAGAGCCCTTGCCATTGGTGCCGGTGACGGTGATCACCAGCGGTGCAGGCTTGCCCAGACCAAGCCTGCGGGCTACCTCGCGCGAACGCTCCAGGCCCATATCGATGGCCGAGGGATGCAGCTGCTCGAGGTAGGCGAGCCACTCGCCCAGGCTACGTTGAGTCATGCCGTGGCCGGCAGAGCAACCGGTGACGGACGATTCATCAGTTGCGCGAGCAGACGCGCCAGACGCGGACGCAGCTCATTACGCGGGATGATCATGTCGATGGCGCCGTGATCCAGCAGGAATTCACTGCGCTGGAAGCCTTCCGGCAGCTTCTCGCGCACGGTCTGCTCGATCACGCGCGGGCCGGCAAAGCCGATCAGCGCCTTCGGCTCGGCCACGATCACATCACCGAGCATGGCCAGGCTGGCCGATACGCCGCCATATACCGGGTCGGTCAGCACGGAGATGAAGGGCAAGCCCTCTTCACGCAGACGGGCCAGCGCCGCCGAGGTCTTGGCCATTTGCATCAGCGAGATCAGCGCTTCCTGCATGCGCGCACCACCAGAGGCGGAGAAACACACCAGCGGGCAGCGGTTCTCCAGGGCGAAATTGGCTGCCTGGACGAAGCGCTCGCCAACGATGGCGCCCATGGAGCCGCCCATGAAGGAGAACTCGAACGCGCAAACGGCGATCGGCATGCCTTCGAGCGTGCCACTCATGGAAATCAGCGCATCCTTCTCACCCGTCTGCTTCTGCGCAGCGGCCAGGCGATCCTTGTATTTCTTGGTATCGCGAAACTTCAGCCGATCGACCGGTTCCAGGTCTGCACCAAGCTCTGCGCGCCCTTCGGCATCGAGAAAGAGATCGATACGAGCGCGCGCACCGATGCGCATGTGATGGTTGCACTTGGGGCAGACATCGAGGGTCTTTTCCAGCTCGGGACGGTAAAGCACGGCCTCACAGGACGGACACTTGTGCCACAGGCCTTCAGGCACCGAGCTTTTCTTCACCTCGGAACGCATGATCGAGGGAATCAGTTTGTCTACCAACCAGTTGCTCATGCTGTCATTTCTCCATAACCGTTGGTTCGGGTGAGCGACTCATCGATGCTCACCTCCAGCAATTCTTTTCCGCCGTATCGGCAGGCCGCCCCGTGGGCTGCCTGTGGCGGTGTGACAGGCTAATTGACGGCCACGCACGAAGCGCCGTCACATCGCGCACTCTGTACGGCCCGAATGAAAGCACAAATCTTGCCTGCATCCTTTATGCCCTTACTGGCTTCCACCCCACCACTGACGTCCACTGCATAGGGGCGCACCTGGCGAATCGCGGACGCGACATTACCGGCATCGAGCCCGCCTGCCAGGATAATGGGCTTGCTCGCCTGCCTGGGCACCAGTGACCAGTCGAAGGCGGCTCCGGTTCCCCCTGGCACCCCTTCGACGAAGGTATCCAGCAAAATGCCCTGCGCGCCCGTGTAGGGCGCCATCGCAGCCATCACATCCTGACCGGGGCGGACCCGCAGCGCCTTGATATACGGACGGCCATATCCCTCGCAATCCTGCGGGGACTCATCGCCATGGAACTGCAACAGATCCAGCGGTAGTTGCTGCAGCACTTGCTGCAGCTCGGCACGCGGCATGTCGACGAACAAACCAACCGAGGTCACGAACGGCGGCAGTGCGCGCAGAATCGCAGCGGCCTGCTCAACACTGACAGCGCGCGGGCTTTTCGCATAAAAAACCAGGCCAATGGCATCAGCGCCCGCCTGCACGGCAGCCAGGGCGTCCTCGACACGGGTAATACCGCAAATCTTGCTGCGTACGACGCTCACGTTCACACCTCTTGCCATGCGGCCCCGGATGTTAGCAAAGGCTTATGGCTGTCGCACGTCCGGTAGGCCAGAGAGGAAATGCGGGCCGAGATAGCGAATTGGTAGCTCGAACTCCTCTGGATAATCGACCTGCACCAGATACAGACCATAAGGATGTGCCGTCACGCCACCGCTGTGCCGATCACCGCGCTCGAGCACCTCACGCGCCCACTCCGGCGGCCGCTCTCCCGCGCCGATGGTCATCAACACTCCGGCAATATTGCGCACCATATGATGAAGAAAGGCGTTGGCACGAATATCCAGCACGATGAAGCGGCCATGCTCGATCAACTGCAAATGATGCACGGTCTTGATCGGCGACTTGGCCTGGCAACGCGTAGCGCGAAAGGCACTGAAGTCATGTGTGCCCACCAGCGCATGAGCAGCCTCGCGCATGCGTCCGACATCCAGCGGGCGATGATTCCAGGTGACCTCCTCGGCCATGTGCGCAGGACGAATCGGATCGTTGTAGATCACGTAGCGGTAACGCCTCGCCATGGCCGAAAAACGCGCATGAAAATGCGCCGGCATGACCTTGGCCCAGGTCACGCTGATGTCGGCAGGCAGATTCATGTTGGCCCCCATAACCCAGGCATGCAGCGAGCGCTCAACGGCGGTATCGAAATGCACCACCTGACCACTGGAATGCACGGAAGCATCGGTGCGCCCTGCACAGTGAATAGTGACAGGCGCACCGCCTGCTACCTTCGACAGCGCATCCTCCAGGCAACCCTGGATGGAGGCGACCTTGCCACCCTGGCGTTGGAAACCACGATAACGTGCGCCCTTGTATTCGAGGCCCAGGGCGACTCTGGAAAAGCCAGCGGCCGCCATTTCGGCGGCCGCTACAGGTACTGCGTCAGACATGGAATCGATCAAACCAACTTGGAAATCATCTCGCGAGCTTCCTGCTGCTGTGCGTCGTTACCTTCGGCGACCACTTCGTCGAGAATGTCGCGGGCCCCTTCGGTGTCCCCCATGTCGATGTAGGCGCGCGCCAGGTCGAGCTTGGTCGCCGTCTCATCGGTTCCGGAGAGGAAATCGAAATCGTCGTCACCATCCAGATCGCCGGAAAGGCTGTCCGCCGAAGCCAACGGGGCGGCTTGCGACTCATCGAAGTCATTCGACAGCTGATCCAGCTCGGCAGTCACTTCGTCGAGTTGCGCGGCGAAGCTGTCCGGCTCTATAGCAGGCGGAACCGGCGCTTCGTCTTCGAGCGACAGGTCGAAATCGGCAGGTAGATCAAGGTCGGCAGCCGGCGTTTCTTCTGGCAGGTCGAGGCTCAAGCCGGACAGGTCATCGGCCGACTGATTCAACGGCGCATCATCGTCGAGACTGAGCAGGAACTCATCCGTTTCGTCGCTGGAGGCGGCAGCAGGCTCGTCCAGATCGAGGCTGAACGCAGAGAGATCGTCAGCCGGCTGGGACAGCTCGACCTTGTCGTCGCCCAGGGCCAGATCGAAGTCCAGGTCGTC contains the following coding sequences:
- the truA gene encoding tRNA pseudouridine(38-40) synthase TruA, whose product is MSDAVPVAAAEMAAAGFSRVALGLEYKGARYRGFQRQGGKVASIQGCLEDALSKVAGGAPVTIHCAGRTDASVHSSGQVVHFDTAVERSLHAWVMGANMNLPADISVTWAKVMPAHFHARFSAMARRYRYVIYNDPIRPAHMAEEVTWNHRPLDVGRMREAAHALVGTHDFSAFRATRCQAKSPIKTVHHLQLIEHGRFIVLDIRANAFLHHMVRNIAGVLMTIGAGERPPEWAREVLERGDRHSGGVTAHPYGLYLVQVDYPEEFELPIRYLGPHFLSGLPDVRQP